A portion of the Sebastes fasciatus isolate fSebFas1 chromosome 2, fSebFas1.pri, whole genome shotgun sequence genome contains these proteins:
- the phospho2 gene encoding pyridoxal phosphate phosphatase PHOSPHO2, with protein sequence MKTLMVFDFDHTVVDDNSDTWVIRCLPGQTLPDSVENSYRKGHWTEFMGRVMNYIGDQKVSPDRVRSVMETIPFTAGMTDLLTFISEHKSTIDCIVISDSNTMFIDWILHASGFQAAVDQVYTNPAKFNELGYMEVQCYHSHDCDRCPVNLCKKKVLELYLSEQSDGGVEYERVFYAGDGGNDLCPATCLRGHDVVMPRKGYTLEKLLAKLENNASLRAKVIAWSSGTDILEELKASMQP encoded by the exons ATGAAGACTCTGATGGTGTTTGATTTTGACCACACTGTGGTGGATGACAACAGTGACACTTGGGTGAtcag ATGCCTTCCAGGTCAGACTCTTCCTGACTCGGTGGAGAATTCCTACAGAAAAGGCCACTGGACTGAGTTCATGGGCAGAGTGATGAACTACATAG gagaccagaAGGTCAGCCCCGACAGGGTCCGCAGTGTGATGGAGACCATCCCCTTCACCGCCGGAATGACGGACTTGCTGACGTTCATATCTGAGCATAAGAGCACCATTGACTGCATAGTCATCTCTGACTCCAACACCATGTTCATAGACTGGATCCTCCACGCATCCGGATTCCAGGCAGCCGTCGACCAGGTTTACACCAACCCGGCTAAGTTCAATGAGCTCGGGTACATGGAGGTGCAGTGCTACCACTCACACGACTGCGATCGATGCCCCGTCAACCTGTGTAAGAAGAAAGTCCTGGAGCTGTATCTGTCGGAGCAGTCTGACGGAGGCGTGGAGTACGAGCGGGTATTTTACGCGGGGGACGGCGGGAATGATCTGTGCCCTGCTACCTGTCTGAGAGGGCATGATGTTGTGATGCCCAGGAAGGGGTACACCCTGGAGAAACTGCTGGCCAAACTGGAAAACAACGCTTCTCTAAGAGCTAAAGTCATTGCCTGGAGCAGCGGCACTGACATCCTCGAGGAGCTGAAAGCAAGTATGCAGCCGTAG